From a single Apium graveolens cultivar Ventura chromosome 2, ASM990537v1, whole genome shotgun sequence genomic region:
- the LOC141706973 gene encoding ubiquitin carboxyl-terminal hydrolase 16-like isoform X2 — MRVRGDLGFVSLVIVVVLVVVLRRKWRIVVSRREEIRRLLVLAAEESARVELEAKVEYSIIGEAVEVVEEEKKKAGQNECALCFSPTKKLCSQCKAVYYCSGNCQIIHWRQIHKDECHQYAMFSKSYEDKLHSQKVSNEDDHVSHGDSYELDRRKYAKQVTAFPEKYTHVGTPDVLHRKGDMEGGVIAEDVESNSSDTSHFFDGSSESTITSSEASLDASVYSMNDSDGSNGIQNVAGIPVKSDTACTNVDQNRSPFTEKSSSLEKSSIKFGQNTPVCSDGNCNCASCSSSGRNFGGSNDSLSDPATPSSGFWEGTIKSRRSTNDANDICNSSSLSELNVMLGSGSSVRVPTNLAKNNRPPVHQGLKTKTMISDDGPTAFGTERHVSEAALSVKSCKDALNSRMSTSKISTSIHMDSGGGLLDLKSRETKSSPSDYCAVLDATDKGHMVAQDFKSINNSSERSNKVGNDTIISSRASRSQNVGTIMCKNSDAGLTSSCRIDEDHKAKLSNVDDGVHRVTTCSPQLPTDSANAKHGLKSTMLKVVDQLKPSKVSRHYSTGVGSEALGKYSLKGLSPYEQFVKLYNWNKVEMQPCGLINCGNSCYANAVLQCLAFTPPITAYLLQRLHSKTCQSKGWCFTCEFESLIVKAKEGNSPLSPIIILSHIGNIGSHLNYGKEEDAHEFLRCAIDTMQSSCLKEATSKSPGSLNEETTLIGLTFGGYLRSKIKCMKCGVKSERQERIMDLAVEIDGNICTLEEALRKFTGTEILDGENKYKCSRCKSYEKAKKKLTIIEAPNVLTIALKRFQSGKFGKLSKSIKFPEVLNMTPFMSSKSDMSPIYRLYGVVVHLDIMNASFSGHYVSYVKNIQNKWFKIDDSSVNDVELESVLTKGAYMLLYARCSPRAPKLIRNSMVPRDPRKPKNLSLLSRSQSTGACDSPRTGHMNYQNSEGFFQDHPSYRRVCSTLDDDSSSDNSSSIFSEACSCSTESSTKDSTSSDDFFDQIFSESRHNSRWNSSDSDTSSSSSSPSPLYSKNIQTSSDHYATRYNKESLYAADHAEYAEDGHVWAKQPSKCSNVENMKGKGSDPVLNSEKSKHCRKLDSNSNCSSCRETNLDKLGKPNLLNSVKSGMSLRRSSRG, encoded by the exons ATGCGTGTGAGAGGGGATCTAGGGTTTGTGTCCCTAGTGATTGTGGTGGTTTTGGTGGTGGTTTTGAGGAGGAAATGGAGAATTGTGGTTTCGAGAAGGGAGGAGATTAGGAGGTTGTTGGTTTTGGCTGCGGAGGAGTCGGCTAGAGTGGAGCTTGAGGCTAAGGTGGAGTATTCGATTATCGGGGAGGCTGTGGAGGTTGTTGAGGAGGAGAAAAAGAAGGCGGGGCAGAATGAGTGTGCACTTTGCTTTTCGCCTACTAAGAAGCTTTGTTCCCAGTGTAAAGCGGTTTATTATTG CTCTGGGAATTGTCAAATTATTCACTGGAGACAAATTCACAAAGATGAATGCCATCAGTATGCCATGTTCAGTAAGAGCTATGAAGATAAACTTCATAGTCAGAAAGTGTCTAATGAAGACGATCATGTGAGCCATGGTGATAGCTATGAGTTGGATCGGAGGAAATATGCTAAGCAAGTCACAGCGTTTCCTGAAAAATATACACATGTAGGTACCCCTGATGTTCTGCACAGAAAGGGTGATATGGAGGGCGGAGTTATTGCCGAGGATGTGGAATCAAACTCGTCTGATACTTCTCATTTTTTTGACGGGAGTTCTGAATCGACTATTACCTCCAGTGAAGCTTCACTTGATGCTTCTGTCTACAGCATGAATGATTCTGATGGATCAAATGGAATTCAGAATGTTGCTGGTATCCCAGTTAAGTCCGATACTGCATGCACGAACGTGGATCAAAACAGGTCACCTTTCACTGAGAAATCATCCTCTCTGGAGAAGTCATCCATTAAGTTTGGTCAGAACACACCTGTTTGTAGTGATGGAAATTGTAATTGTGCATCCTGCAGTTCATCTGGTCGGAATTTTGGTGGTTCAAATGATTCTCTTTCTGATCCTGCCACACCCTCTTCTGGATTCTGGGAAGGAACTATCAAATCTAGGAGATCTACAAATGATGCTAATGATATTTGTAATAGTTCCAGTTTAAGTGAATTGAACGTGATGTTAGGTTCTGGATCTTCTGTGAGAGTTCCAACGAACTTGGCTAAAAATAATAGACCTCCTGTGCACCAAGGCTTGAAAACCAAAACAATGATAAGTGATGATGGTCCAACTGCATTTGGGACTGAGAGGCATGTTAGTGAAGCTGCCTTATCAGTAAAATCATGTAAAGATGCTTTAAATTCCAGAATGTCAACATCAAAAATATCTACAAGTATACACATGGACTCTGGTGGTGGTTTGTTGGATCTGAAGTCTAGAGAGACTAAATCTTCCCCGAGTGATTATTGTGCTGTACTAGATGCCACTGATAAAGGGCACATGGTAGCTCAAGATTTTAAGAGCATTAATAATAGCTCGGAAAGATCAAATAAAGTGGGCAATGACACAATTATTTCTTCACGTGCTTCGAGATCTCAGAATGTTGGAACTATAATGTGCAAGAATTCTGATGCGGGCTTGACATCCAGCTGCCGCATAGATGAAGATCACAAGGCAAAGTTGTCAAATGTTGATGATGGTGTTCATAGGGTTACCACTTGCTCCCCCCAGTTGCCAACTGATTCAGCAAATGCTAAACATGGTTTAAAATCAACTATGTTGAAGGTTGTTGACCAGCTCAAGCCTTCCAAAGTTTCAAGACACTATTCAACGGGGGTTGGTAGTGAGGCTCTGGGAAAATACAGTCTCAAG GGTCTATCTCCGTACGAACAGTTTGTTAAGCTTTACAATTGGAATAAAGTTGAAATGCAACCATGTGGCCTCATAAATTGTGGGAACAG TTGTTATGCAAATGCGGTGCTCCAGTGCTTGGCATTTACACCACCTATCACTGCATATCTTTTGCAACGGCTCCATTCCAAGACAT GTCAATCTAAAGGTTGGTGTTTTACCTGTGAATTCGAAAGTCTAattgtgaaggcaaaggaaggCAATTCTCCACTATCTCCAATTATAATACTTTCCCATATCGGAAACATAGGGAGTCATCTTAATTATGGTAAAGAAGAAGATGCACATGAGTTTTTAAG GTGTGCCATTGATACAATGCAATCTTCTTGCCTCAAGGAAGCCACCTCAAAAAGCCCAGGCTCTTTAAATGAAGAAACTACTCTCATAGGCCTCACATTTGGGGGTTACCTCCGGTCCAAG ATTAAATGCATGAAATGTGGAGTCAAGTCTGAGCGCCAAGAGAGAATAATGGACCTCGCTGTTGAAATAGATGGAAACATATGTACCCTGGAGGAGGCTCTACGAAAGTTTACGGGTACTGAAATTCTTGACGGTGAAAACAAGTACAAGTGTAGCAG ATGCAAATCTTACGAGAAAGCTAAAAAGAAGTTGACCATAATAGAGGCTCCTAATGTCCTGACCATTGCATTGAAGAGGTTTCAG TCGGGCAAGTTCGGAAAACTTAGCAAGTCTATAAAGTTCCCGGAGGTTTTGAACATGACCCCGTTTATGAGCTCAAAAAGTGATATGTCTCCAATATACAGGCTATATGGAGTGGTCGTTCACTTGGATATCATGAATGCCTCGTTTTCTGGTCATTATGTAAGCTATgttaaaaatattcaaaacaaaTGGTTCAAGATTGATGATAGTTCG GTGAATGATGTGGAGCTTGAGAGCGTCTTGACGAAAGGAGCATATATGCTTCTTTATGCAAG GTGTTCTCCACGGGCTCCAAAGTTAATAAGAAACTCAATGGTACCCCGTGATCcaagaaaaccaaagaatctATCATTGTTGTCAAGATCCCAGTCCACAGGTGCATGTGACTCCCCCAGAACAGGCCATATGAATTATCAGAACAGTGAGGGCTTTTTTCAAGATCATCCAAGTTACCGACGGGTTTGTTCCACACTGGATGACGATTCGTCAAGTGACAATTCTTCCTCTATATTCTCCGAGGCTTGTTCATGCAGTACTGAAAGCAGCACCAAGGATTCAACAAGCTCTGATGACTTTTTTGATCAAATATTTAGTGAATCTAGACACAACTCCCGGTGGAATTCATCAGACTCCGacacttcatcttcttcatcatctcCCTCTCCTCTGTACTCCAAAAATATACAAACCAGCTCGGATCATTATGCTACAAGATATAACAAAGAGAGCCTCTATGCAGCTGATCATGCAGAATATGCTGAGGATGGTCATGTTTGGGCAAAGCAACCAAGCAAGTGTAGCAATGTTGAAAATATGAAAGGTAAAGGAAGTGACCCCGTCTTGAATTCTGAAAAGAGTAAGCATTGTAGAAAATTAGATAGTAACAGTAATTGTAGTAGCTGTAGGGAAACTAACTTAGATAAATTAGGAAAGCCCAACCTTTTGAATAGTGTAAAGTCTGGGATGTCTCTCAGAAGATCTAGTAGAGGATAG
- the LOC141706973 gene encoding ubiquitin carboxyl-terminal hydrolase 16-like isoform X1 → MRVRGDLGFVSLVIVVVLVVVLRRKWRIVVSRREEIRRLLVLAAEESARVELEAKVEYSIIGEAVEVVEEEKKKAGQNECALCFSPTKKLCSQCKAVYYCSGNCQIIHWRQIHKDECHQYAMFSKSYEDKLHSQKVSNEDDHVSHGDSYELDRRKYAKQVTAFPEKYTHVGTPDVLHRKGDMEGGVIAEDVESNSSDTSHFFDGSSESTITSSEASLDASVYSMNDSDGSNGIQNVAGIPVKSDTACTNVDQNRSPFTEKSSSLEKSSIKFGQNTPVCSDGNCNCASCSSSGRNFGGSNDSLSDPATPSSGFWEGTIKSRRSTNDANDICNSSSLSELNVMLGSGSSVRVPTNLAKNNRPPVHQGLKTKTMISDDGPTAFGTERHVSEAALSVKSCKDALNSRMSTSKISTSIHMDSGGGLLDLKSRETKSSPSDYCAVLDATDKGHMVAQDFKSINNSSERSNKVGNDTIISSRASRSQNVGTIMCKNSDAGLTSSCRIDEDHKAKLSNVDDGVHRVTTCSPQLPTDSANAKHGLKSTMLKVVDQLKPSKVSRHYSTGVGSEALGKYSLKQGLSPYEQFVKLYNWNKVEMQPCGLINCGNSCYANAVLQCLAFTPPITAYLLQRLHSKTCQSKGWCFTCEFESLIVKAKEGNSPLSPIIILSHIGNIGSHLNYGKEEDAHEFLRCAIDTMQSSCLKEATSKSPGSLNEETTLIGLTFGGYLRSKIKCMKCGVKSERQERIMDLAVEIDGNICTLEEALRKFTGTEILDGENKYKCSRCKSYEKAKKKLTIIEAPNVLTIALKRFQSGKFGKLSKSIKFPEVLNMTPFMSSKSDMSPIYRLYGVVVHLDIMNASFSGHYVSYVKNIQNKWFKIDDSSVNDVELESVLTKGAYMLLYARCSPRAPKLIRNSMVPRDPRKPKNLSLLSRSQSTGACDSPRTGHMNYQNSEGFFQDHPSYRRVCSTLDDDSSSDNSSSIFSEACSCSTESSTKDSTSSDDFFDQIFSESRHNSRWNSSDSDTSSSSSSPSPLYSKNIQTSSDHYATRYNKESLYAADHAEYAEDGHVWAKQPSKCSNVENMKGKGSDPVLNSEKSKHCRKLDSNSNCSSCRETNLDKLGKPNLLNSVKSGMSLRRSSRG, encoded by the exons ATGCGTGTGAGAGGGGATCTAGGGTTTGTGTCCCTAGTGATTGTGGTGGTTTTGGTGGTGGTTTTGAGGAGGAAATGGAGAATTGTGGTTTCGAGAAGGGAGGAGATTAGGAGGTTGTTGGTTTTGGCTGCGGAGGAGTCGGCTAGAGTGGAGCTTGAGGCTAAGGTGGAGTATTCGATTATCGGGGAGGCTGTGGAGGTTGTTGAGGAGGAGAAAAAGAAGGCGGGGCAGAATGAGTGTGCACTTTGCTTTTCGCCTACTAAGAAGCTTTGTTCCCAGTGTAAAGCGGTTTATTATTG CTCTGGGAATTGTCAAATTATTCACTGGAGACAAATTCACAAAGATGAATGCCATCAGTATGCCATGTTCAGTAAGAGCTATGAAGATAAACTTCATAGTCAGAAAGTGTCTAATGAAGACGATCATGTGAGCCATGGTGATAGCTATGAGTTGGATCGGAGGAAATATGCTAAGCAAGTCACAGCGTTTCCTGAAAAATATACACATGTAGGTACCCCTGATGTTCTGCACAGAAAGGGTGATATGGAGGGCGGAGTTATTGCCGAGGATGTGGAATCAAACTCGTCTGATACTTCTCATTTTTTTGACGGGAGTTCTGAATCGACTATTACCTCCAGTGAAGCTTCACTTGATGCTTCTGTCTACAGCATGAATGATTCTGATGGATCAAATGGAATTCAGAATGTTGCTGGTATCCCAGTTAAGTCCGATACTGCATGCACGAACGTGGATCAAAACAGGTCACCTTTCACTGAGAAATCATCCTCTCTGGAGAAGTCATCCATTAAGTTTGGTCAGAACACACCTGTTTGTAGTGATGGAAATTGTAATTGTGCATCCTGCAGTTCATCTGGTCGGAATTTTGGTGGTTCAAATGATTCTCTTTCTGATCCTGCCACACCCTCTTCTGGATTCTGGGAAGGAACTATCAAATCTAGGAGATCTACAAATGATGCTAATGATATTTGTAATAGTTCCAGTTTAAGTGAATTGAACGTGATGTTAGGTTCTGGATCTTCTGTGAGAGTTCCAACGAACTTGGCTAAAAATAATAGACCTCCTGTGCACCAAGGCTTGAAAACCAAAACAATGATAAGTGATGATGGTCCAACTGCATTTGGGACTGAGAGGCATGTTAGTGAAGCTGCCTTATCAGTAAAATCATGTAAAGATGCTTTAAATTCCAGAATGTCAACATCAAAAATATCTACAAGTATACACATGGACTCTGGTGGTGGTTTGTTGGATCTGAAGTCTAGAGAGACTAAATCTTCCCCGAGTGATTATTGTGCTGTACTAGATGCCACTGATAAAGGGCACATGGTAGCTCAAGATTTTAAGAGCATTAATAATAGCTCGGAAAGATCAAATAAAGTGGGCAATGACACAATTATTTCTTCACGTGCTTCGAGATCTCAGAATGTTGGAACTATAATGTGCAAGAATTCTGATGCGGGCTTGACATCCAGCTGCCGCATAGATGAAGATCACAAGGCAAAGTTGTCAAATGTTGATGATGGTGTTCATAGGGTTACCACTTGCTCCCCCCAGTTGCCAACTGATTCAGCAAATGCTAAACATGGTTTAAAATCAACTATGTTGAAGGTTGTTGACCAGCTCAAGCCTTCCAAAGTTTCAAGACACTATTCAACGGGGGTTGGTAGTGAGGCTCTGGGAAAATACAGTCTCAAG CAGGGTCTATCTCCGTACGAACAGTTTGTTAAGCTTTACAATTGGAATAAAGTTGAAATGCAACCATGTGGCCTCATAAATTGTGGGAACAG TTGTTATGCAAATGCGGTGCTCCAGTGCTTGGCATTTACACCACCTATCACTGCATATCTTTTGCAACGGCTCCATTCCAAGACAT GTCAATCTAAAGGTTGGTGTTTTACCTGTGAATTCGAAAGTCTAattgtgaaggcaaaggaaggCAATTCTCCACTATCTCCAATTATAATACTTTCCCATATCGGAAACATAGGGAGTCATCTTAATTATGGTAAAGAAGAAGATGCACATGAGTTTTTAAG GTGTGCCATTGATACAATGCAATCTTCTTGCCTCAAGGAAGCCACCTCAAAAAGCCCAGGCTCTTTAAATGAAGAAACTACTCTCATAGGCCTCACATTTGGGGGTTACCTCCGGTCCAAG ATTAAATGCATGAAATGTGGAGTCAAGTCTGAGCGCCAAGAGAGAATAATGGACCTCGCTGTTGAAATAGATGGAAACATATGTACCCTGGAGGAGGCTCTACGAAAGTTTACGGGTACTGAAATTCTTGACGGTGAAAACAAGTACAAGTGTAGCAG ATGCAAATCTTACGAGAAAGCTAAAAAGAAGTTGACCATAATAGAGGCTCCTAATGTCCTGACCATTGCATTGAAGAGGTTTCAG TCGGGCAAGTTCGGAAAACTTAGCAAGTCTATAAAGTTCCCGGAGGTTTTGAACATGACCCCGTTTATGAGCTCAAAAAGTGATATGTCTCCAATATACAGGCTATATGGAGTGGTCGTTCACTTGGATATCATGAATGCCTCGTTTTCTGGTCATTATGTAAGCTATgttaaaaatattcaaaacaaaTGGTTCAAGATTGATGATAGTTCG GTGAATGATGTGGAGCTTGAGAGCGTCTTGACGAAAGGAGCATATATGCTTCTTTATGCAAG GTGTTCTCCACGGGCTCCAAAGTTAATAAGAAACTCAATGGTACCCCGTGATCcaagaaaaccaaagaatctATCATTGTTGTCAAGATCCCAGTCCACAGGTGCATGTGACTCCCCCAGAACAGGCCATATGAATTATCAGAACAGTGAGGGCTTTTTTCAAGATCATCCAAGTTACCGACGGGTTTGTTCCACACTGGATGACGATTCGTCAAGTGACAATTCTTCCTCTATATTCTCCGAGGCTTGTTCATGCAGTACTGAAAGCAGCACCAAGGATTCAACAAGCTCTGATGACTTTTTTGATCAAATATTTAGTGAATCTAGACACAACTCCCGGTGGAATTCATCAGACTCCGacacttcatcttcttcatcatctcCCTCTCCTCTGTACTCCAAAAATATACAAACCAGCTCGGATCATTATGCTACAAGATATAACAAAGAGAGCCTCTATGCAGCTGATCATGCAGAATATGCTGAGGATGGTCATGTTTGGGCAAAGCAACCAAGCAAGTGTAGCAATGTTGAAAATATGAAAGGTAAAGGAAGTGACCCCGTCTTGAATTCTGAAAAGAGTAAGCATTGTAGAAAATTAGATAGTAACAGTAATTGTAGTAGCTGTAGGGAAACTAACTTAGATAAATTAGGAAAGCCCAACCTTTTGAATAGTGTAAAGTCTGGGATGTCTCTCAGAAGATCTAGTAGAGGATAG